CCAGCCCCATCCGGGCCGCCTTCTCGAAGGTCGCGGGATTTCCGGCGGCAACCCACAACGGCGGATGCGGGTCGGTGTACGGCTTCGGCAGCACGTTCCGCGGCGGCAGCGAGAAGAACCGGCCCTCGTGCTGGTAGAGCCCCTCCCGCCACATCTTCGGGAGCTCGGCCACGACCTCGTCGAACATCTCCCGCGTCAGCGCCGGGTCGGTGATGCCGAACCCCTGCTGCTCGGTGCTGGACGAACCCCGGCCCATACCCAGCTCGAACCGGCCGTTGGAGAGGTGGTCGAGCATGGCGGCACGTTCGGCGATGCGTGCCGGATGGTTCACGGGCGGGGTGATGTTGAAGATCCCGCTACCCAGGTGGATCCGCTCCGTGACGCCGGCGAGATAGGCGAGGAAGCTCTCGTTCGAGGACAGATGCGAGTACTCCTCGAGGAAGTGATGCTCCGTCGCCCAGGTGTATTTGAAGCCAACCCGATCAGCGGCGCAAACAAGGTCGATCTCGGCTCGCAGGCGCTGATGTTCCGTGTCTGGAGGACCTCCTCCGGTGACCCTCTTCGGCATGTGCAGAGAATTAAAGAGCCCGAACTCCATGGCGGTGCCACCCCTCTCCGACGTCGACGGCAGGACGCCTGGATGTCGATCAACAGTGGACTAGAACTGGTTCTAGAGCGTAGCATGCCGACACCATCCGGCAAGCAATGCCAGCCATCTATACCTGATCATAGAACCGGTTCTAGTATGAGGGTGCTGCCCGCTTATCACTCGTCTGGCGCGCAGCGATCACCACAGTCCACGGGACGCCGAAGCGCTGCGAGAGAGGACGGGGTACATGAGTGAGCCCGACACGAAGATCTACGTCCACGGCGAATGGTGGGAGCCCGATCAGGGCCACTACCCGGTGCTTGATCCCGCGACGGAGCAGGTCGTCGGTGCGGCACCGGAGGCTGGATCAGCGCAGGTGGAGGCCGCCGCGGCGGCCGCTCGCGCGGCCTTCGACGACTGGTCGGCCGCCCCGCCGGCACACCGCGCCGAGATTCTGGACCGCATCGCCCTCCTGCTCGCCAGGCAGGCGAGCGAGCTCGTACCACTCGTGCAGGCCGAGACCGGCTCGACCATGCGGGTCGCCACGACCATGCAGGTGCCGGTGGCGGTCGAGCGCTTCGAGCGCTACGCGCGGCTCGCGGGAGCCTCGACCGACCTTCCACTTCCGCCACAGGCCGTCGCGGCGACCGCGATGTCACGCGGCGGGCTCGTCGGGGCCGTCGCCCGACGCGCCCCGATGGGGGTCGTCGCGTGCATCACCCACCCGGAACCCGGAACAGCTTGATCCCAACCAGCACATTTTCTAGATTAGAACTGGTTCTAGTTTCATTTCACAAAGGCGGTAGACGGTGCGATGACCGAATCAGGAGAGACCAGCGAGGCCCTCGTCGAAGAACTCGACGAGGATCCCTTCGGCGGCCTCGAACGCCGAGAGCTGTGCTCCCTCGGCCGTGAATGGCTGCTGCACGGCCACCTCCAGGACCGCATAGGAATGCCGCTGGTACTGGAGAACAGCGACCGGGAGACGATGGAGAAGGCCGCCATCGACCAGTGGATGGCGGCCAGCCCGGTCTATTCCCGGCGGGTTCAGCGGGCGCTCGGGTTCGGCGCTCCCACCGTCGAGTCGATATTCAAGAACCTCCAGCTCGACATCGGCACTCCGCACCAGTACCTCGACGTCCGGTACCGCCTCCTCGGGCCCGACCGCGGAGAGTTCTTCCTCGCCCACTGCGGCGCGCTGTTGGATGTGGAGCCGATGGGCGAGGAGTTCGTCCACGGTATGTGCCACACGATCGAGGACCCCACCTTCGACGCGACCGCCGGCGCGGGCAACCCACGGGCCCGGGTTCGGCCGCTGCATCGACCGCCCCGCACACCGGCCGGCCGCGAACCGCACTGCCACTGGACGGTCCACATCGACGACGGCCCGCCCGTCGCACCTCACCGCAACGAGGCACTCGTGGCCGCGTCACTCGCGGCGACGGTGACGCTGCCGGCGCCACGAGATGTGCCTGGCGCCGAGCCCGGGGGGTGGGCTGACTACAGCGGCCCGTTCGCGGCGGACTTCGCGCTCGAGGACCTGTCCCGTTCCGCGCTGGTGATCGCGCTGCGCGAGGTGGCGCTGCAGAGCCACCTGTTGTTCCGCTCCTACCAGCTCGCCGTCGAGGACCACTTCGGTACGGAGCGGGTGGCCCAGGTCGTGCCCCGGGTCTTCGCCGGCCTCGGTGGGCTGACCTCGGAACGGCTACGGCGCTCGATGCGTCTGCCGGGCGGCGCGGAAAGCGTGGCCAGGGTCCTGCGGCTGCACCCGATGCTGGCGCCCGCCGGCTATGTGAGGACACGGATCGAACTCGTGGACGCCACCCGGGTGAGATTCGCCCTTCGGGAGAGTCCGGTGACCTCGGAACCCGACGGCCGCACCTGGTTCGCCCGCCTGGGCCACGATGCGGGCAGCCTTGCCCAGATAGCCGCGCTGGTACGCGGCGTTGACGCCCGGGCCAGGGTGGGTGCCGCGCGCCTGCGGCCGGACGAGGTGCTCGCCTACGAGATCGAGGTCGACCCGGCCGCGCCGGAAGCGCCCGAGGCCCCGGAAGTGAGGCTGGCGAAGATCAGCAATGGTGCGGGCTTCCTCTTCCGGCAGCGTCGTTCCCCGCGTGGCCCCGAACCGGTCGCGGACGTGCCGGCGCAGACGGGTGGCAGGCCATGAGCTCGCAGCCCGGCGCGGCGGAGCGCGACATCAACCGCGGGACGGCCCGCGTCGACGACACCGATCATCTACGTCGCGTCTTCAGCGCCTTCCCCAGCGGGGTGACCGCGGTCGCCGCGCTCGTGGACGGGTCCCCGGTCGGCATCGCCGCCAGTTCGTTCACCTCGGTGTCGCTGTGCCCGGCCTACGTCTCGATCTGTGTCGCACACAGCTCCACCACCTGGCCGGTGCTGCGGACGGCCGGCCGGTTCGGTGTCAGCGTGCTCAGCGCCAGCCAGGAGCAGGCCTGCCGGCAGCTTGGTTCCCGTGCCGGTGACCGGTTCGCCGCCCTCTCCTGGCAGGCCACTCCCGGCGGCGCGGTGCTGATGAACCAGGCGAGCGCGTGGTTGGAGTGCTCCATCGAGCAGGAGGTCCCGGTCGGGGACCACAACGTCGTGCTGATGCGGGTGCTCGATCTGAACGCCGACCTTCGGATCCCCCCACTGGTCTTCCAGTCCAGCCGGTTCCATCAGCTGCATTCGGCCGGCGCGTAGATGATCGCCGAGCCCACCGGCGATCTCCCGGTGCCGGCGGCCCGCCGCTGCCAGCACGCCCCGCCCGCCCCGACTCGACGACGGAGATCGTGATGTCACCCACCCTGACCGGCCGGCGATTCATCGGACGCAACGCACTCGTCACAGGCGCCGCGTCCGGAATCGGCCGCTCCGTTGTTCTCCGCCTCGCCGCGGAGGGCGCCTCGGTACTGGCCTGCGACGTCGACGCGGCCGGACTGGCGGAGACTGAGAAGCTGGCCACGGACAGCGACGGAACGGTGCGCACCCGCGTCACGGACGTGCGTGATCCGGCCGAATGCCGGGCGGCGGTCTCGGCCGCCGTCGAGGCGTTCGGCAGCCTTCACGTACTCGGAAACGTCGCCGGGATCCTGCGTTTCAACAACGTGGCCGATGTCAGCGAGCAGGAGTACCGGTCCATGTTCGCGGTGAACACCGACGGCTATTTCTTTCTGTGCCAGGCCGCTATTCCCCATCTTCTCGCCAGCCGCGGAAACATCGTGAACATCGCCTCCAACGCCGGAGTCATGGGGGGCGCCTACACGGTGGTCTACTGCATGACGAAGGGCGCGGTCATCCAGCTTACCCGTGCGCTCGCCATGGAGTTCCTCAAGACGGACCTCCGAGTCAATGCCATCGCACCCGGTGGAACACAGACGAACATCGTCCGCACGGCCGAGTTCCCCGCCGACACCGACTGGGAGCTGATCGGGCGCTACAGCCTGCCGAAGCCCCTGGCCACCCCGGAGCAGATAGCGGCTCTGTTCGCCTTCGTGGCCAGCGACGAGGCCGCGAACATCAACGGCGCCATCCTCGCCAGTGACGGCGGGTTGACCGCCGGGTAAGCCACCCGCCACCGAGAGAGCTTTTCCTGTCGCCACTGTGAACGGTTCAGATGACGCACCACCGGCAGGGCCTTCTGGTGTACACGGGAGCCCGCACTACCGAACCCGACCGACATAATAAGTGGAGCTGTAAATGGGTTGCAGCCTGACATTGCTTCCGGTCCTTGGCGCCGCCCACATATAGCCGTTTCCGGCGTAGATGCCCATGTGGGTGATGTTTGACGGGCTGCCGAAGAAGATGAGGTCTCCGGGCTGTTTTCCGGCCTTCGGTATACGTGTCGTGGCCTGGAACTGCTGCTGGGCGGTACGCGGCAGGTTCCGCCCAAGCTGCCGGTAGACGTACTGGGCGTATCCCGAGCAGTCGAAGGCGTAGGGTCCCGCGGCGCCGTAGACGTACGGTTTGCCGTTCTGCAGGGACGCGAGGTAGACCGCCTTCGCGCCGATCTCGCTTGCCGGGACCGAGTCGTAGGCCGGTGTGGACGCGGCGCCGGACTGCCCCCCTCCGGTGCGAGCGGGCCTCGCCGCCGAGGGTGAGGCCTGGACCGTGACTGTCGCCGCTCCGGCGATCGAGGGGCGCAGCGCACCGGAGCCGTCGAACACGGCGGTGAGGGTGGTCGTGGACAGCAGTCGAGTGGATATCCGCGCCTCGCCGGCGGCGTCCGTGCGGAGCGTGGCCGTGGTGGTCCATCTCGGTCCGTCGACAGCCACGATCCGGACGGCGGACCCGACGAGTGGATCACCATCGGCATCGGCCGCACGGATGGTGAACATCACCTCGCCGTTGGGCGCGACGGTCGCCCGATCGGAGGAGAAGGCGACAGCGGTGAAGTTCCGCGACGGATCAGCGACGGCGGTGGCCAGTGCCGCGGCCGCGCTGTCCGTCACCGCGGGCCGAGGACCCGCGTTCAGGACGCCAGCCGTGCGGACGGGGGGCGTCGGCGATGCCGCGGTGGCAGCGTCGCCGGTGGTGGCGAGCGCGAAGCCAGTCGACGCGGTGGCCAGGCTGCCCGTCGTCATCAGAGCGAGCGTCGCTACGCGGCGCTGCGACGCCGATGCACGGGGCGACATTCCGCCTGTGCGTTCCGTGACCCTCGCTCGCGGATGGCGCCCCTGCGGCGGTGCAGGTTCCTCACGAACCCGGTAGCCGCGCCTTCTCGCACGATCCACCCATACGTCCCTTCGTGCCCCCAATACGACGTATCTACTATGCCATGTAGCAGATCGGCATCCAATCGACGCCTGGACTCCACAGGAACGGCCACCAGATGGGACACTTCACCTGGAAACCATGGGATCCGTCCACCCAGGTCGGGATGGATGGCATCCCACGGAGCCAGCCGTAACAACTACGATTGGTAGTAGATACCAGTGGCGAACGGGTCGGGCCGCACCAGTCCGTCCCGCGACCGGCAAGACTGCGGAGCTGGACGCACGTCACCGGCCGCGGCGATGTCCAGAGGCAGCCGATGGCGGCGACCGAGGCAGGCAGGACCGCTCTCGTCGGCGTGGGATGAGATGGATGCGGTGCTTGTCAGGTGCCGTGCGAGGGGGAGTCGTGGAACAACTCGGCGATCTGGAGGCCGACATCATGGACCGGGTGTGGTCCGCACGCGGCCCGGTGGCCGTCCGTGATGTCCGGGCACTGCTCGCGCCGGAGCGCCCGTTGGCCTACACGACGGTGATGACGGTGATGGACCGGCTGTTCCACAAAGGGTGGCTGACCCGGGAACGCGCCGGGCGTTCCTACCGCTACCAGCCCGCGTTGAGCCGAAGCGCCTACACCGCCCAGCTGATGAGGTCGGTGCTCTCCGGGGCGGACGACCGAGGCCTGGCACTGCTCCACTTCGTGCAGGCCATGGATGCCACGGAGTACGAGACGTTGCGCGAGGCGGTGCAGTGGCACTCCGCCAGCCGTGGTCGCGGCGGCGAGGAACCCGCCCCGTGATCTTCGGTGTTCTCGCGGTGTACGCGGCCGTCGTCGCCTGCGGCCTGCCCTGCTCCCTCCGCGACGCTTCCTGGTCCTCCCGCGCGCCCCGGCTCGCCGTCGTCATGTGGCTCGCCGCGATGATCTCCGTGGTGTCCGTGGCGGCGTTGGCCGCGGCGCTCCTGTTCGTACCGCTGCACGCGATCGGGGACACGCTGGTCCTGCTCGTCCAGTGGTGTGGTTGGGGCGACCACAGCCTTACGGTCTCCATCCGATGGACGGCTCCGTGGGTGGCCGGCGTCGTCGTGGGTGCCGCCGCGGCGCTCCGCCTCCTCCAGGTCGCTGTCGCTGTCGCCGTCGGCGGACGTCGGTCGCGCGTCCGCCACCGCCACGACGTCCGCCTGCTGGGGCGGTTCCATCCCGCGCTGCGGATCTACGTCCTGGATCACGCTGGTCGCAGTGCGTTCTGCCTCCCGGGCCGCAGCGGGGGCGTCGTCATCACCGAAGGCGCGCTACGGGCTCTGCGCCCCACCGAACTCGACGCCGTCATCGCGCACGAACGCGCCCATCTCGCCGGCAGGCACCACCTCATCCTCGCCACGACGGCCATCCTGGCCAGGGCGTTCCCGATCGTGCCGCTCTTCGTCGCAGGCCACGAGGAGCTGCGCCGGCTCCTGGAGCTCACCGCCGACGACAGCGCGGCTCGGCGCAGCGCTCCCCACGTCGTCGCCGAAGCCGTGCTGAGGCTCGCTGCTCCCCCGGCCCCCGTGCTGGGCATGGCGAACACCGCGGTCCGGCAACGGGTACTGCGCCTGCTGGCCGCGGATCCGCCGCTGCCCCGCTCCGCCGTTGCCACTCGCGGCCTCCTCGCCGCCGCGCTGCTGCTCCTGCCACTCGCGGTGACCGTGGTTCCGGCGCTGCATGATCTCGGATACCACTGCGCCTGACCGTCGCGTCCGGGATCCGAGGTGCCCCTGGGGCGCCGGCATGCGGCCGGCACCCCAGGGACCTGGTCGGCTATCCGGTACCGAGCAGCCCCTTCATGGTCGCGACCTCTGCGGTCTGCGTGGACACGATCGTCCCCGCCAGAGCGACGGCGTCGGGGAACCGCCCGTCCCGCTGCTCGGTGCGCGCCATCTCGATCGCACCCTCGTGGTGCCGGATCATCATCTCGCAGAACATCCGGTCGAAGGCCGGACCGGACGCCCCCCGGAGAGCGGCCATGTCGCTCTCCGACATCATTCCCATGCCCTCGGTGCCATGCCCCCCACCGCCGTGACCCCCGCCGGGCATGGCGGTGGGTTCGCCCCACGCGTCAAGCCAGCCGGTCATCGTCGCGATCTCCGGTGCCTGCGCCGTCCCGATCTGCTGGGCCAGCGTGAGCACCGCCGGGTCGGTGGCCCGCCCGGGTGCCAGCTCCGCCATCTCCACGGCCTGCTGATGGTGCGGGATCATCATCTGGGCGAACATCACGTCCGCGGCGTTGTGGTCGCCGGCGCTGACGGCGCTGCCGCTTCCTGCCGTGGTGGACGAGGATGGCGCGGGGGCGTCGCCGCTCCCGCAGGCCACAAGCGTGGCCGCCAGAGCCAGTCCTGCCGCGGCGAGTCCAAGGTGGTGTCTTCTTCGCACAGGTCGTCCTCGGTGTCGGGGTGCCAACGGAGCTGAGGCCGGAGCCGCCGAGCGCGCCGGCAGGCGTGCGCGACGTCCGACGCCGGGCCGCTCACAGCCGCCACACGCAGTAGACGGACAGGTCGGTCAGGTACCGAGGTGGTGGCGTCGGCGGCGGATCGCCCCGCGTCCGTCGCGTCCCGAGGAAGGAGGAAGCGTCAGCGGTGGCACGCATGATTGCCAGGTCGTACCGTTCGCCGTGGCGAGCGACCGGCTCAGTGTCGTCACGGAGCACCGCCGAACAGAGCGTGCCCTGGTGGCCGTGGTCTCCACCGCCGGGCTGGTGCGGGTGGAAGCAGTGCTGGTGAACGTCACGGCCGGTTCCCTCGGCGCAGAGCGGCGAGCCGAGTGCGTGCACCTGCGCGGCCAGGCCTGCGTGCATCGCCAGCAGCCCGAGCAGGACGGCTGACACGAGCACGAGTCGGGCCCAGAGTGCGCCGTGTCGTGCCGTTGCCTCGCAGCGCGTCACGTCACCCTCTCCGCTTCCGCCAGCCGGGATACTACTACGGAAGCTAGTACTCGACGTCGCGCCCCTTTCGCCCACGGGCGGACACGACGCGCCATCCAGGACGGCTTTATCAGCTTTTCTCCGGATCCCACCACCAACGGATCATGCCCGCAGGCGACGACAGGGCCGCACATGCGCCGAGCATCTACGAGAACCTACTATTTGAAGTAGTAGGTTTTTATCGGGCCATGGGCTCGCCGACCGGTTCGGGCAGGTCGGCACCCTGGTACGCGGTGTCGGCCCTGGCGGCGGCCCCTGCGCTGCGGTGCTAGTCCGCGTGCGGCCCTGTCGGCGTTCGGGGCAGCTTCTGCCGTTTGAGCAGCAGGGCGTTCACCGCGACCAGGAAGCTGGACCCGGACATCGTCAGCGCGGCGATCTCAGGTCGTAGCGTGAGGCCGACGAGGGGTGCGAAGACACCGGCGGCGATCGGCAGGGCGACCGTGTTGTAGCCGACGGCCCAGGCCAGGTTCTGGCGCATTTTGCGGACGGTGGCGCGGCCGACGAGCAGAGCGGTGGGCACGTCCAGCGGGTCGGAGCGCATGAGCACGACGTCCGCGGTCTCGATCGCCACATCGGTGCCGGCGCCGATCGCGATGCCGAGGTCGGCCTGCGCCAGCGCCGGGGCGTCGTTGACGCCGTCGCCGACCATCGCCACCCGCCGGCCGCCGCCCTGCAACCGTGCGATCTCCGCCGCCTTGTCACCTGGCAGGACCTCGGCGATCACCGTGTCGATGCCGAGTTCCCTCCCGATCCGTTGCGCCGTACCCGCGTTGTCGCCGGTGAGCATCACGACCTCGACGCCCGCGTCGTGCAGGGCGGTGACCGCCGCCGCGGCGCTCGGCCGCGGCGTGTCGGCGAGACCGACGAGGCCGGCGATCCGCCCGTCGACCGCCACCAGCACGGCCGTGCGCCCGTCAGCGGCGAGGGCGTCGAGCCGGCGGGCGGCCTCGCCGAGAGCGACACCCTCGGCCCGCATCAGCCGGCTGTTGCCGACCGCGACCCGATACCCGTCGACGGTGGCCACCGCGCCCTGCCCCGGGACGTTGCTGAACGCCTCGGCAGGCCGCCGGGGCACGCCGCGCACGTCGGCGTGGCGGGCGATCGCCGCCGCGAGCGGATGCTCGGATTCCCGTTCGACCGCAGCGACCAGCGGCACCAGGTCCTCCTCGGGGAGACTGAGTGTCTCGAAGCCGGTGACCTCGGGCTCGCCCTTCGTCAGCGTGCCGGTCTTGTCCATGACGACCGTGGTGACACCGGCAGCGGTCTCCAGCGCGGTCGCGTTCTTGAACAGGACGCCCCGGCCGGCACCCAGGCCGGTGCCGACCATGATCGCTGTCGGGGTGGCCAGACCGAGGGCGTCCGGGCAGGTGATGACGACGACGGTGATCGCGAACAACACCGCCTCCTGCGTCGGCCGGTCGGTGGCGAGAAGCCACACCAGCCCAGTGGCGAGCCCGCCCACGAGGGCTACCAGGACAAGCCAGAAGGCGGCCCGGTCGGCCAGCCGCTGGCCGGGAGCGCGGCTGTTCTGCGCCTGCTGGACCAGGGAGACGATCTGCGCCAGGGCGGTGTCGGCGCCGACCTTCACGGCCCGGACCCGCAGGATGCCGGTGGTGTTGATGGTGGCACCGATCACCTCGGACCCCGGCGCCTTGTGGACGGGCAGGCTCTCGCCGGTGACCATCGACTCGTCGATGTCGGACTCGCCGGCGACGACCACCGCGTCGACCGGGATCCGGCCGCCCGGCCGGACCAGCACCAGATCCCCGACGACCACCTGCGCGGTCGGCACCTCGACAGGCTCGCCGTCCCGCAGCACCAGCGCCTTCTCCGGCGCCAGCTCCAGCAACGAGCGGATCGCGTCGTTGGCTCCGCCGCGGGCACGCATCTCGAACCAGTGGCCCAGCAGCACGAAGGCGGCGAGCACGGTGGCCGCCTCGTAGAAGACCTCGCCGCCACCGGTGAGGGTGACGACCAGGGAGTACGTCCAGCCGGTACCGATCGCGACGGCGACGAGGACCATCATGTCCAGGGTCCGCGCACGTAGCGCTCTGAACGCCCCACCGAAGAAGATCCACGAAGCCCAGAAGATCACTGGCAGGCTCAGGATCAGCTGGAACACGTCGTCGCGCAGCCCGAACGGGGCAGGGACGTCGAAGCCGAGCACGTCCCTGCCGATCGCCGACCACAGCAGGATCGGGACCGAGAGGACCGCGGCCACCAGGAACCGGCGGCGCATGTCGGCGACCATCGCGGCCATCGACAGGTCGCCGTGCCCACCGTGGCCCATCGCCTCATGCCCAGAGGCGACCGGGGCCCCGTCTCCTCCCGGCCCGTGACCGTCCTGCAGACTGCCAGCCCTCGCCATCTACTGCACCACGTAGTAATTCATCGAGCCGAACCTCTTCCCTCGACGGCCGGATCGCCCACCGGCCCCCACTCCCTGTGGCGAAGACCCAGATGCCCGGAGCGGGAGCCAAGCACAGCGCTTACTACCACCGTCACCGTCTCGACAGTGGGCTGGACCACGTCGACCGGTCACCGTCGACCCGCTTTTCTACTACGTGAAGTAGTGGTTTAGCGTGACCTTCGGCCACTCACGCCGGACCGCCTGCCGATCCCACCCCGGTTCCGGTGCTCCCTTCGACAAGCAGTCGGGCAGGAAACAGGAAAGGGGTTCCACACCGAAGGCGCCCGCGACGTCGGGCGCCACCGCCTTCTCCCCAACCGGTACTCGACCGGAAGTCCTGGCTCGATCCCCCACCCGCCGCCGCGGAGGTCCGGTGAATCTCGCAGCTGTTCTCGTGACCGGCCTGTTCGCGGGCGGGGTGTCCTGTGCCGCGGTCCAGGGCGGGCTGCTGACCGGTCTGATCACCCGGCAGCACGCCGCCGCAGCGGGATCGGCACGGCCGCCGGGCGGCGCGCCCCTGCGCGGCCGCCATTCGGTCCGGGTCCAACGCGCGCGGTCCGGTCCAGGACGGCGGCCGCAGCAGGTCGGGACGGAACCGGACTGGCGCACGCGGCTCGGTGACGACCTCACACCGGTCGGTGGGTTCCTGGCCGGCAAGCTGGTCTCGCACGTCGCGCTCGGGGCGCTGCTGGGGGCGGCCGGCAGCGCGGTGGAGCTGTCGGTCGGCGCCCGCACCTGGCTGCAGATCGGTGCCGGCCTGCTGATCATTCTGTTCGGTCTCGCCCAGCTCGGCGTGCCCGGATTCCGCCGCGTCGTCGTCGAACCACCCGCGTCGTGGACGAGGATCGTCCGCCGGCGGGCCCGATCGCAGGCCGCCCTGGCACCCGCGCTGCTCGGCCTGGCGACCGTGCTCATCCCGTGCGGGGTGACGCTGTCGGTGGAGGCGCTGGCACTCGCCTCCGGGTCCGCGCCGGCGGGCGCGGCCACGATGGGAGTGTTCGTCCTCGGCACCGGCCCGCTGTTCGCCGTCCTCGGTTACGCCGCCCGCAAGGCCGCGACGGCGTGGCGCAGCCGACTGGCCCTGGTCACCGGACTGGTCGTCCTGGCGATGGGGCTCTACACCCTCAACGGCGGCCTGCAGCTCGCCGGTTCGCCCCTGGCCGCGGGCCGTCTCGCCGAAACCCTCGGTCTCACCCAGCCACCGGCGGCCGACACGTCCGCAGCCTCGACCGCCGGTGGCCGCCAGACCGTGGAGATCACCGCCCGCGCCGACTCCTACAGCCCGGGCAACGTCCAGGTTCAGGCCGGTGTGCCCACCACGCTGGTCGTGCATTCGGACAACGTGCGGGGCTGCATCCGGTCGTTCGTCATCCCCGGTCACGACGTCGAGGAGATCCTGCCAACCCAGGGGGACACCGCGATCGACCTCGGTGTTCTGGAGCCCGGCCAGCTGCGCTACGCGTGCGGCATGGGCATGTACACCGGCCTCATCACCGTCGTCTGAACCTCGTCCGCGCCGTCATCTGACGTCGTCCATCTCGGTGACCTCGTCCATCTCAGCCGAACCGCCCGCCCTTCCCGAACGAGGAGAACGGAGTACCCCGGTGCCCGTCACCACGCACACCTTCCGCGTCGAAGGAATGCACTGCGGCAGCTGCTCGCTGCTCATCGACGACGCGTTGGAGGACCTGCCAGGCGTGCGCGGCGCGCGGACCGCCCTCCGGCAGGCGCGCACCACGGTCGAGCTCGACCTCGACCAGAACAGCCCGCAGGACGTGGTCGCGGTGATCGAAGAGCTCGGCTACCAGGCCTCGCCACTGCCGTGACGCATCCGGGCAGCGGACACACCAGCCGGCGGTACGCGGCACGGGTGGACAGTCCCCCGACCGCACCGCTTGTCATCCGCCCGACGGGACGTCACGCGGCCCGCAACGCGGACGCGGCCCGCGCCGGGCGTCGGAGGCAAACCGAAGCCCGGATCATGGATGACACGGGAGCGGACCGCATTCTGGCGGCGTTCGCCTCGCTCGGCGCCGCCGCCACCCACGCCGCGGTCGCGCCGAGCCATTTCGGCAGCTGGCCGCTGTCCGGGGTGTTCTTCATCGCG
This portion of the Parafrankia irregularis genome encodes:
- a CDS encoding LLM class flavin-dependent oxidoreductase: MEFGLFNSLHMPKRVTGGGPPDTEHQRLRAEIDLVCAADRVGFKYTWATEHHFLEEYSHLSSNESFLAYLAGVTERIHLGSGIFNITPPVNHPARIAERAAMLDHLSNGRFELGMGRGSSSTEQQGFGITDPALTREMFDEVVAELPKMWREGLYQHEGRFFSLPPRNVLPKPYTDPHPPLWVAAGNPATFEKAARMGLGVLCFGHGTPDELAPLIEVYKKNIEKAEPVGGYVNNNVMVTSQMMCLPDGARARETALDMSMSRLQSLVYRYLDTFPKPKHVPDWPELLPEVTPDLLELAITNGYVIVGDPEECARSVQSYVDIGADQLVFGVLSSALTRELAIESVETFGRHVLPRFDTDPVHSTTRQRQAQVGGA
- a CDS encoding aldehyde dehydrogenase family protein; the encoded protein is MSEPDTKIYVHGEWWEPDQGHYPVLDPATEQVVGAAPEAGSAQVEAAAAAARAAFDDWSAAPPAHRAEILDRIALLLARQASELVPLVQAETGSTMRVATTMQVPVAVERFERYARLAGASTDLPLPPQAVAATAMSRGGLVGAVARRAPMGVVACITHPEPGTA
- a CDS encoding flavin reductase family protein, producing the protein MSSQPGAAERDINRGTARVDDTDHLRRVFSAFPSGVTAVAALVDGSPVGIAASSFTSVSLCPAYVSICVAHSSTTWPVLRTAGRFGVSVLSASQEQACRQLGSRAGDRFAALSWQATPGGAVLMNQASAWLECSIEQEVPVGDHNVVLMRVLDLNADLRIPPLVFQSSRFHQLHSAGA
- a CDS encoding SDR family NAD(P)-dependent oxidoreductase, translating into MSPTLTGRRFIGRNALVTGAASGIGRSVVLRLAAEGASVLACDVDAAGLAETEKLATDSDGTVRTRVTDVRDPAECRAAVSAAVEAFGSLHVLGNVAGILRFNNVADVSEQEYRSMFAVNTDGYFFLCQAAIPHLLASRGNIVNIASNAGVMGGAYTVVYCMTKGAVIQLTRALAMEFLKTDLRVNAIAPGGTQTNIVRTAEFPADTDWELIGRYSLPKPLATPEQIAALFAFVASDEAANINGAILASDGGLTAG
- a CDS encoding C40 family peptidase is translated as MTTGSLATASTGFALATTGDAATAASPTPPVRTAGVLNAGPRPAVTDSAAAALATAVADPSRNFTAVAFSSDRATVAPNGEVMFTIRAADADGDPLVGSAVRIVAVDGPRWTTTATLRTDAAGEARISTRLLSTTTLTAVFDGSGALRPSIAGAATVTVQASPSAARPARTGGGQSGAASTPAYDSVPASEIGAKAVYLASLQNGKPYVYGAAGPYAFDCSGYAQYVYRQLGRNLPRTAQQQFQATTRIPKAGKQPGDLIFFGSPSNITHMGIYAGNGYMWAAPRTGSNVRLQPIYSSTYYVGRVR
- a CDS encoding BlaI/MecI/CopY family transcriptional regulator, yielding MEQLGDLEADIMDRVWSARGPVAVRDVRALLAPERPLAYTTVMTVMDRLFHKGWLTRERAGRSYRYQPALSRSAYTAQLMRSVLSGADDRGLALLHFVQAMDATEYETLREAVQWHSASRGRGGEEPAP
- a CDS encoding M56 family metallopeptidase, which encodes MIFGVLAVYAAVVACGLPCSLRDASWSSRAPRLAVVMWLAAMISVVSVAALAAALLFVPLHAIGDTLVLLVQWCGWGDHSLTVSIRWTAPWVAGVVVGAAAALRLLQVAVAVAVGGRRSRVRHRHDVRLLGRFHPALRIYVLDHAGRSAFCLPGRSGGVVITEGALRALRPTELDAVIAHERAHLAGRHHLILATTAILARAFPIVPLFVAGHEELRRLLELTADDSAARRSAPHVVAEAVLRLAAPPAPVLGMANTAVRQRVLRLLAADPPLPRSAVATRGLLAAALLLLPLAVTVVPALHDLGYHCA
- a CDS encoding DUF305 domain-containing protein, giving the protein MRRRHHLGLAAAGLALAATLVACGSGDAPAPSSSTTAGSGSAVSAGDHNAADVMFAQMMIPHHQQAVEMAELAPGRATDPAVLTLAQQIGTAQAPEIATMTGWLDAWGEPTAMPGGGHGGGGHGTEGMGMMSESDMAALRGASGPAFDRMFCEMMIRHHEGAIEMARTEQRDGRFPDAVALAGTIVSTQTAEVATMKGLLGTG
- a CDS encoding copper-translocating P-type ATPase, giving the protein MARAGSLQDGHGPGGDGAPVASGHEAMGHGGHGDLSMAAMVADMRRRFLVAAVLSVPILLWSAIGRDVLGFDVPAPFGLRDDVFQLILSLPVIFWASWIFFGGAFRALRARTLDMMVLVAVAIGTGWTYSLVVTLTGGGEVFYEAATVLAAFVLLGHWFEMRARGGANDAIRSLLELAPEKALVLRDGEPVEVPTAQVVVGDLVLVRPGGRIPVDAVVVAGESDIDESMVTGESLPVHKAPGSEVIGATINTTGILRVRAVKVGADTALAQIVSLVQQAQNSRAPGQRLADRAAFWLVLVALVGGLATGLVWLLATDRPTQEAVLFAITVVVITCPDALGLATPTAIMVGTGLGAGRGVLFKNATALETAAGVTTVVMDKTGTLTKGEPEVTGFETLSLPEEDLVPLVAAVERESEHPLAAAIARHADVRGVPRRPAEAFSNVPGQGAVATVDGYRVAVGNSRLMRAEGVALGEAARRLDALAADGRTAVLVAVDGRIAGLVGLADTPRPSAAAAVTALHDAGVEVVMLTGDNAGTAQRIGRELGIDTVIAEVLPGDKAAEIARLQGGGRRVAMVGDGVNDAPALAQADLGIAIGAGTDVAIETADVVLMRSDPLDVPTALLVGRATVRKMRQNLAWAVGYNTVALPIAAGVFAPLVGLTLRPEIAALTMSGSSFLVAVNALLLKRQKLPRTPTGPHAD